In Terriglobia bacterium, the sequence CCGCGCCGGGAAGATCGGAATCGGCCGTGCAGAAGTGGAATCTCGATGTCCCGCGCGAAAAACTTGGCGAACTCACGCAACCGAGTACGCCGCTGCCCGTGCCGAAATTCAGCTACTTACACCACGGGCTGCTAAGCATGTAATTGGCGGGGAGTATAGCTCAGCGGCGCACTTATGCGGGTTTGTGCAGAGCACCGAAGCTGTTGCGCAACTCGAAAACGGTTTACTTTGCCACCAGCCTCCACACCGCGCCGCTGTAATCGACGACGTATAACTCGCCGTTCTCGTCGCGGCCGAACGAGGAGATGTTTTTTCCGGTCGCCGCCAGTTCCGTCCTCTCCCACGTGCCCGATGAGTTCTGGCGCAATCCCCAGATCCGGCCACTGAGAAAATCGCCGAAGACATAAGCATTCACCAAGCCTGGAATCGCGGCGCCGCGGTAAACAAAGCCGCCGATCACGGTGCCGCCCTGGTCGCGACCGTAATCGATGATCGGCAGGGTGAGCCCCGTCATGTTGCAGCCAGTGGCCGGCTTGAAACAGTGAGACCCTTCCATGATGTTCCATCCGTAATTGGCGCCCTTTTGCACGATATCAACTTCTTCAAAGCTGTCTTGTCCCACGTCTCCCGCGAACAGCGTGCCGGTGGCGGAGTCGAAGGAGAAGCGCCAGGGATTACGGAAACCGTAGGCAAATATCTCCGGCGCGCCGCCTCCGGTGGCAAACGGATTGTCCGGCGGAATGGCGTAGGCGCGGCCGGCGCTGGTGGCATTGACGTCGATGCGGAGGATTTTGCCGAGCAGGGTCTGAAGATTCTGGCCGTTGCCGAGCGGATCTCCCGCGCTGCCGCCGTCACCAAACGCGACGTAGAGAAAACCGTCGGGGCCAAATGCCATCTGGCCGCCTTTGTGATTGGAGAACGGCTGCGCCACGGTCAGCAGGATACGCTCAATCGCAGGATCCGCCTGGTCAGGGTTGGCGGCAGAAACCAGGTACTCAGCGATCACCGTCTCCCATTGCGATCCCAGCGGGCGCGTGTAGTTCACATAGAATTTCCGGTTGCTGGCGTAATTGGGATGAAAGGCCAACCCGAGCAGGCCTAGCTCGCCGCCTGAAATCACCTTGGCCGTTACGTCAAGAAACGGCGTTGCCACCAGCGCGCCGCTACGCATGACGCGGATTTTGCCCGCCTGCTCGAGCACAAAAAGACGCCCGCTGCCATCGTGCGCCGATTCCATTCCGACCGGCGACGCCAACCCGGAGACGAAAGCATTGAGCTGCAACGCGGGCGGTGGGCCAGTTGGCGCCGGCGCCGGCATGCTGTTGCTGCTCGTCTGGCCTGCGCACCCGGCCAGTACAGCCAAGGCAACCCCACTGAGGAGGGCGGCGAAGCGGCGTCGAACCATCGGCATTCGGGAATCATCCAGCATGGCCAATTTGGATTCTCCGGCACCCGTTCCGGTTGCTGAGCTCGCACCGGTTAGTCACCCCTGATCCCCATCATGCTGGAAACTGAGGCCGACAAATCGCATTTGTTCTAAACTGGGAGGCTATCATTGGCCCACGGAAGTACTCCAGTGTGGGCCGGAACTCATTCAGACAGGATAAAAATCATGACCAACAGCTTTGGCAGCCGTTCTACGCTCCGCGTCGGCAACAAGGAATACGACATCTTTCGCCTGGACGCGCTCGACAAGCAGGGTATCTCGACCCGACACCTGCCCTTCTCGCTTCGTATCCTGCTGGAAAACCTGCTGCGCACCGAAGACGGAAAGTCCGTCAAGGCGGACGACATCCGCTCGCTGGCCGCCTGGGATGGCAAGGCGCAGCCGGTGAAGGAGATCGCCTTCACGCCCAGCCGCGTTCTCCTGCAGGACTTCACCGGCGTGCCCGCGGTGGTGGACCTGGCGGCCATGCGCGAGGCGATGAGGAAGCTGGGCGGCGACCCGGCGAGCATCAATCCAATTTCGCCCGCCGAGCTGGTGATTGACCACTCGGTGCAGGTGGATGAGTTCGGCACCAAGTGGGCGTTCCAGGTGAACGCCGACTTGGAGTTCCAGCGCAACAAGGAGCGCTACGCCTTCCTGCGCTGGGGCCAGGGCGCATTCGAGAACCTGAAAATCGTGCCCCCGGACACCGGCATCGTGCACCAGGTGAACCTGGAGTACCTGGCGCGCGTGGTGTTTGTCGGTCCGGCACGCAACGGCACCCGGCCGCTGGCGTATCCGGACACACTCGTCGGCACCGACTCCCATACCACCATGATCAACGGCCTGGGCGTGCTGGGATGGGGCGTGGGCGGAATTGAAGCCGAGGCCGCCATGCTGGACCAGCCGGTCTCGATGCTGATCCCCCAGGTTGTGGGCGTGAAGCTGACCGGCAAACTGAGCGAGGGCGCGACCGCCACCGACCTGGTGCTGACGATCACGGAAATGCTGCGGCGGGAGGGCGTGGTTGGCAAGTTCGTCGAATTCTACGGGCCGGGGATGCACACCCTGGCCTTGGCCGACCGCGCCACCATCGGCAACATGTCGCCGGAGTACGGCGCCACCTGCGGCATCTTCCCCATCGACAACGAAACGCTGAATTACCTGCGCCTCAGCGGACGCAGTGAGGAGCAGATCGCGCTGGTGGACGTGTACTGCAAGGCGCAGGGGCTGTTCCACACACCCGATTCCCCAGAAGCAACCTACTCCACCAACCTGCAACTCGACCTCGGGTCGATCGAGCCCAGTGTCGCCGGGCCGAAGCGCCCGCAGGACCGTGTCACGCTGGCCAAGGTTCCCGACGGATTCCGGCAAGTGCTGCCGACGCTCATGCGCCCCGGCAGCAAGAGTGGCGATAAACAGATCGGCCGCTTCGAAGGCGAGGGCGGCAGCACCGCGGTCGGCGTCGAAGATGCGGAAGCTCCCTCGGTCGACAAGCCGGTGATGGCGGACCTGCGCAAGGAACTGCGTAACGGCAGCGTGGTCATTGCGGCCATCGCGAGCTGCACCAACACGTCGAATCCGTCGGTGATGCTGGCCGCCGGCATCCTGGCCAAGAAGGCAGTGGAGCGTGGGCTTGCGACCAAGCCATGGGTGAAGACCTCGCTCGCGCCGGGCTCCAAGGTGGTAACCGAGTACTACAAGAAGGCCGGGCTGACGCCGTATCTCGACAAGCTGCGCTTCAACTTGGTCGGCTACGGCTGCACTACTTGCATCGGAAACTCGGGACCGTTGCCGGCGGAGGTTTCCGAGATTATCAACGGCAAGGACCTAGTGGCGGTCTCCGTGCTCAGTGGCAACCGCAACTTCGAGGGCCGAATCAATTCCGAGGTCCGCGCCAACTACCTGATGTCGCCGCCTCTGGTGGTCGCCTATGCGCTTGCCGGACGCATCGATATTGACATGGGAAAAGAGCCGCTGGGGCGCGATCGGCAGGACAACCCGGTGTACCTGCGGGATATCTGGCCGACCTCGAAGGAAGTGGGCGACGCCATCGCGCAATGTATCGACGGTGCCATGTTCCGCGGCAGCTACGCCGATGTTTACAAGGGCGACGAGCGCTGGCAGTCGCTGGATGTTCCGGCGGGTGAGACCTTTGCCTGGGACCCGAATTCCACCTATATCAAGGACCCGCCGTACTTCGAAGGCATGGGATTGAACTCGCCCGAGGTGAACGACATCACCGGAGCGCGCGTGCTGGCCGTGCTCGGGCACAGCGTGACCACCGACCACATCTCGCCGGCGGGTTCGATCAAGCCGGACAGCCCGGCGGGCAAGTACCTCGTCGCGCACGGCGTGGAGGTGAAGGACTTCAACTCCTACGGCTCGCGGCGCGGCAACCACGAGGTCATGATGCGCGGCACGTTTGCCAACATCCGGCTGCGCAACAAGATGGTACCGAATCGCGAAGGCGGTTTCACGCGTCACCTGCCCGACGGCGAAGAGATGACCATCTTCGACGCCGCCATGAAGTACAAGGATGAGCGCGTGCCGCTGATCATCTTGGCGGGCAAGGAGTACGGTTCGGGATCGTCCCGCGACTGGGCGGCGAAGGGGCCGATGCTGCAGGGCGTGCGCGCGGTAATCGCGGAGAGCTTCGAGCGCATTCACCGCTCCAACCTGGTGGGCATGGGCGTACTGCCCTTGCAGTTTGTCCCCGGCGACGATCACGAATCGCTGGGGCTCACCGGCGAGGAGACCTTCGAGATCACCGGCCTGCGCGAGCTGATTGACAACTACAAGCCGGGGCAAAAAGTGACGGTTCGCGTCAGGCAACCGGAGGGCACCGTAACCGAGTTCAAGGTCAGCCTGCGCATCGACACGCCGCAGGAGACGCTCTACTACAAGCACGGCGGCATCCTGCCATTCGTGCTCCGGCACCTGCTGGCCGGCAAGCAAAAGCCCGAGGCGGTCAGCACCGGGCGGA encodes:
- a CDS encoding PQQ-dependent sugar dehydrogenase; this encodes MPMVRRRFAALLSGVALAVLAGCAGQTSSNSMPAPAPTGPPPALQLNAFVSGLASPVGMESAHDGSGRLFVLEQAGKIRVMRSGALVATPFLDVTAKVISGGELGLLGLAFHPNYASNRKFYVNYTRPLGSQWETVIAEYLVSAANPDQADPAIERILLTVAQPFSNHKGGQMAFGPDGFLYVAFGDGGSAGDPLGNGQNLQTLLGKILRIDVNATSAGRAYAIPPDNPFATGGGAPEIFAYGFRNPWRFSFDSATGTLFAGDVGQDSFEEVDIVQKGANYGWNIMEGSHCFKPATGCNMTGLTLPIIDYGRDQGGTVIGGFVYRGAAIPGLVNAYVFGDFLSGRIWGLRQNSSGTWERTELAATGKNISSFGRDENGELYVVDYSGAVWRLVAK
- the acnA gene encoding aconitate hydratase AcnA, producing the protein MTNSFGSRSTLRVGNKEYDIFRLDALDKQGISTRHLPFSLRILLENLLRTEDGKSVKADDIRSLAAWDGKAQPVKEIAFTPSRVLLQDFTGVPAVVDLAAMREAMRKLGGDPASINPISPAELVIDHSVQVDEFGTKWAFQVNADLEFQRNKERYAFLRWGQGAFENLKIVPPDTGIVHQVNLEYLARVVFVGPARNGTRPLAYPDTLVGTDSHTTMINGLGVLGWGVGGIEAEAAMLDQPVSMLIPQVVGVKLTGKLSEGATATDLVLTITEMLRREGVVGKFVEFYGPGMHTLALADRATIGNMSPEYGATCGIFPIDNETLNYLRLSGRSEEQIALVDVYCKAQGLFHTPDSPEATYSTNLQLDLGSIEPSVAGPKRPQDRVTLAKVPDGFRQVLPTLMRPGSKSGDKQIGRFEGEGGSTAVGVEDAEAPSVDKPVMADLRKELRNGSVVIAAIASCTNTSNPSVMLAAGILAKKAVERGLATKPWVKTSLAPGSKVVTEYYKKAGLTPYLDKLRFNLVGYGCTTCIGNSGPLPAEVSEIINGKDLVAVSVLSGNRNFEGRINSEVRANYLMSPPLVVAYALAGRIDIDMGKEPLGRDRQDNPVYLRDIWPTSKEVGDAIAQCIDGAMFRGSYADVYKGDERWQSLDVPAGETFAWDPNSTYIKDPPYFEGMGLNSPEVNDITGARVLAVLGHSVTTDHISPAGSIKPDSPAGKYLVAHGVEVKDFNSYGSRRGNHEVMMRGTFANIRLRNKMVPNREGGFTRHLPDGEEMTIFDAAMKYKDERVPLIILAGKEYGSGSSRDWAAKGPMLQGVRAVIAESFERIHRSNLVGMGVLPLQFVPGDDHESLGLTGEETFEITGLRELIDNYKPGQKVTVRVRQPEGTVTEFKVSLRIDTPQETLYYKHGGILPFVLRHLLAGKQKPEAVSTGRTTVAGQTTGSRVK